From the Burkholderia cenocepacia genome, the window TGCTGATCACGCGGCTGCGCGTGCCCGACCAGCTCGCGACGCTCGGCACGCTGTTCCTGCTGGCCGGCCTGCAGTTGATCCCGACCGGCGGCCGCTCGCTCGCGACCGGCTCCGTGCTGCCCGACGGCACGGACGCGACGGGCGTGTTCCCCGACGCGTTCCTTGCGCTCGGCCGGCTGCGCGTGTTCGACGTCGTACCGCTGCCGGTGCTGCTGCTCGCGGCGGTGACGGTGCTGGCCTGCGTCACGATGGAAGCGACGCGCTGGGGCCGCGTGATCTATGCGATCGGCGGCAACGAAACGGCTGCGCGGTTGGCCGGCGCGCCGGCCGCGCGCTACCGTATCGCCGCGTATGTCGTGTCGGGCGCGATCGCATCGTTGGGCGGCGTGCTGATCGCCGCGCGGGTCGGCCGCGGCGACGTGAGTGCGGGACACTCGCTGCTGCTCGACGCGGTGGCCGCCGCGCTGATCGGTTACGCGGTGTGGGGCGCGAAGCGGCCCAACGTGTTCGGCACGGTCGTCGGCGCGGTGTTCGTCGGCGTGCTGCTCAACGGGCTCACGATGCTGAACGCTCCCTACTATATGCAGGACTTCATCAAGGGCGTGCTGCTCGTGCTGGCCCTCGCGTTTACGTTCGGCATCGGTCGCCGGGCGGATGCCCGGGCGTGACGGGTGAGGTCGCCTGGCGGTCGCGCTGGCACGGAAGAGTGCGGAGAATCGGCGGCCTGAACCGTTTGTCATCCAAAGTAATATCGATTGCCGAATCGGTCGGTTTGAGTTCGTGTGCCGTGCTGATAGATTGAGTCGATATCGTCCTGTACGGAGACAGACACGTCATGCGCTCGTTGCTTCGCCGAAAGTCGCGCCTCGAACCGAAACTCGGTGCACTCGTATTGGGCGCCGCGCTCGCGCTCGGTGTGCCCGCGGCACACGCCGGCCCGCTCAAGGGCGCGCCCGCGCCGTTCGACAAGGGCGGCGTGAAGATCGCGCTCGTCAACTACCTGTCGACCGGCGATTTCTTCCAGGCCTACGAAGCCGGCGCGCAGAAGCAGGCACGCGCGCTCGGCATCGATCTGCGCATCTACGAAGGCCGGCAGGACGCGGCCGAGCAGCGCGAGCAGATTCAGCAGGCGATCAGCATCGGCGTGTCCGCGATCATCGTCAATCACGGCTTGCCGGAATCGCTGAAGGACGTCGTTCAGCGCGCGCTCGACAAAGGCATCAAGGTCGTCGCGTTCGACGTCGATCTCGCCAATCCGAAGGTGCCGCAGATCGAGCAGAACGATCGCGACCTCGCGAACCTGCTGCTCGATCAGGCCGTGAAGGACAACGGCGACGCGTTCTCGGCCGGGTACGTGTATGTGGCCGGATTCGCGCCGCTCGATCGCCGCGACGCCGCGTGGCGCGATTTCAAGCGCGCGCACCCGAAGGTGCAGGAAAAGGCGCGCTGGGGCACCGTCGACAATCCGATCGCGCAGTCGGTCGCGAACCAGGCGGCCGCTGCGTACCGTGCGAATCCGGACATTCGCGTCGTGTTCGCGCCGTACGACGAGTTCGCGCGCGGCGCGAAGCTCGCGGCCGACGAGGCCCGGCTGTCGTCGAAAATCCGCATCTACAGCGCGGACGTGTCCACGGCCGACATCGCGGCCATCCGCGCGCCGAACAGCGCGTGGGTCGCGACGGCCGCGACCAATCCGGCGGTCGTCGGCGCGGTGTCGGTGCGGGCCGCGGCGTTGCTGGTCGCCGGGCAAAATCCGGGCGCGCGCATCGCGGTCAAGCCGACGCTGATCACGCGCGACGACCTCGTGAAGAACGACATTCGTACCGTGGCCGAGCTCGGCGCGAAGTTTCCGGCGTTCCGCGCGAGCGACGCGGCGACGGCCGCGTGGATTCCGGCGCTCGACTGATCGCGCTGGCATGCAGCGAACCGATCGGTCGCCTGCGTGCCGCCTACCCATGACTCGACCATGACGACCCTGAACGACTATCTCGCGCAAAAGCGCGATGCGTGGCACGCGAAGCAGCAGGCCGCCCGCAACGATCCCGATTTCAAGGCGACGCCGCTGAAGGCGACCGTGCGCGCGCTTGGCCGCAGCGGCGTGCGCGAGATCCGGATTCGCGATTTCCAGGTGATCAGCGACAGCCCGCCCGATTTCGCGGGCTACAACCTCGGGCCCGCATCGCCGGAGTTGCAGCTCGGCGTGCTCGGCAGTTGCCTCACGCACATCACGTTGATCCAGGCCGCGGAACGGGGGCTGAAGATCGACGCGATCGAAGTCGAAGTCACCGGCGACCAGCATCCGCTCGCGCAGCAGCCGGGGTTCGAGCATGTGCCGGTATTCCCGCACAACCTTCGCTATACGCTGGACATCGTGTCGCCGGAGCCGGCGGATGCCATTCGTGCATTGCATCAGGCGGTCGAGGAGGTGTGCCCGATCTTCAACCTGCTGCGGCTGCCGCAGCACATCGACGGGGAATTGCGGCATACCAGCGGGTGATGCGCCGACGCGTTGTCGCACGGTCGAGTTTTGAATTGAAATCGATCCATTGTGATAAGAATACTTATCCCGATGGTCGTGATGCGAAAGCGTGGCGTTGACGGATTCGCACCATCGCGCGCCCGAGGAGGGCGGTCACGACGCTAGTTTCCCGGTTCCTTCGTCACGTCATGACGATAGGCGCGCGGCGAGCAGCCCACGATGCGCTTGAACGCATGGCCGAACGCGCTATCCGAGTCGTAGCCGAGCCGCTGCGCGATCGCCGAGATCGACGCATTCGAGCGGCGCAGTTCGCGCATCGCCAGCTGTATCCGCCACCTCAGCACGTATTCGAGTGGCCCGAACCCCAGCCGCCGCTTGAAATGCAGCGCGAACGTCGAACGCGACACGTGGCAGCAGGCCGCCAGCGCGTCGACGGTCCAGCGCCGCTCGGGTGCCGCGTGAATCGCGGCCAGCGCCGCGCTGACCCGCGCATCCGCGAACCCGGCCAGCCACCCGACATCGCCGTTCGCGCCGGCGTCCACGTAGCGCCGCAGGATCTGCACCAGCATCATGTGTCCGAGATGTCGAACCATCAGCGACCCGCCCGGCGACGACGCGCCGAATTCCCGTGCGAGCTGCTGCAGCGACCAGCGCAGCACCGCCGCCGGTTCGGAATCGCCGCTCACGATCACCACGGGTGGCAGGCTGCCGAGCAGCAGCGGCATGCGTTCCTCGTACGCGAAGCGGCCGCCGATCAGAAAGCAGTCGGCCGGCTCGCCGTAGTGCGCGACACCGCGTTCGAGATGCCGGTACACGTCGGCCGCAGGCACCGGCGCGACCGACGGATCGCTCGCCAGCGAAAATGCCCGTGGCGCGGCGAGCAGGAAGCAGTCTCCCGTGCGCAGCCGAACGGGCGGCCCCGCACCGTCGACGGTCAGCCAGCAGCTGCCTTCGACCACCGCGTTGAACTTGATTCCGTCGGGCGGGGGAAGGTCGACCGCCCACGGGCCGCCGGCGCGCAGGCCGGTGAAAAACGAGTCGCGCGTTTCCAGCAGCGACAGCACTTCCGATAGCGGGTCCACGCGCATTCCCCGGACGATCTCGACGAAAAACCGGATTCTATTGCATTCACAGTCCGGATGCGCCGCTGGAGAATGCGTTCGTGCAGTGACGCGGCCGATGGGCGGCTGCGTACTTCGCGCACCGTTTCTGGAGCTTTCGATGACGAGCAGGCAGCATCCCCTTCATTCCGGATTCGACGCCGCCTCGACGGCGAGCGACGTCCTGGCCGGCCTCGACCTGCACGGCAAGACCGCGGTCGTCACCGGCGGCCATTCGGGTCTCGGCGTCGAAACCACGCGGGCGCTGGCGCAGGCCGGTGCGCACGTCGTCGTCGGCGCACGGAGCGTCGCGGCCGCGCGCGAGGCGACGCACGACATCGCCGGCGTGGAGATCGCGGCGCTCGAACTTGCCGACGCCGCGAGCGTGGCCGCATTCGCCGCGCGGTTCGTCGATGCGGGACGCCACGTGCATATCGTCATCAACAGCGCGGGCATCATGGCGTGCCCGGAGACTCGCTTGGGCGACGGTCGGGAAGCGCAGCTGGCCGTCAATCACCTCGGTCACTACGCGCTCGTCAACCGGCTGTGGCCCGTGCTCGCGCATGGCGGCGGCGCCCGCGTGGTGGCGGTGTCGTCGCTCGGGCACCGGCTGTCGCCGATCCGCTGGGACGATATCGATTTCGCGCGTGGTTACGACAAATGGCTCGCGTACGGGCAGTCGAAAACCGCCAATGCGTTGTTCGCGGTACAGCTCGACGTGCTCGGTGCGCCGTTCGGCGTTCGCGCGTATTCGCTGCATCCGGGCAAGATCGCGACGCCGCTGCAGCGTCATTTGACGCGCGAGGAAATGATGGCGCAGGGCTGGGTCGACGAACACGGCGTGCCGATCGATCCGACGTTCAAGACGCCCGCGCAGGGAGCGGCAACCCAGGTATGGGCGGCGACGTCGCCGCGTCTGGCCGATCTCGGCGGCGTCTATTGCGAGGATTGCGATGTCGCGACGGTGACGCTCGGCGACGAGGAATCGGGCGTGCGGCCGCATGCGATCGATCCGGAGGACGCGGCGCGGCTGTGGGCGTGGTCCGCGGCGGCGACGGGCGTCGATGCGTTTGCGGCGCGGGGCTGACGCCCAGGCATTCGCCAGGCCGGGCGCCGCGCGGGTATCGGCGGCGGTTCGATACTCGCGCGCGGCAAGCTAGCCGCGCGCCTGCCGCAGCGCGCGCCCCATCTCCGCGATCGGCATCGCGACGATTGAATTCAGCAACCGCATTTCCCCGGCGTCCGGATGCGCGATGTTTCGCACTTCATCGAGCGTCTGCTCGACGTGACGATCGAGCGGCTCGAGAAAGCGCTGCAGTTCACTGGCGGCCGCTTTCTCCCTGAGCCCGAGCGCCTGACCGAACGCGACCAGCGCATTCGCGTCGATATCGGCCCGCGTCGCATGCCCGAGCGGCATCGTCAGCTCGCAGTGCGGCCAGTGATCGCCGCGATGGTCGGGCCGGTGCGTCGGCGTGTGATACACGACCGTGCTGACGATGTCGTAGAACGGCGCGAGCCGGTAGCCGCGCGCGTCGACGAAGAACGACAGGTTCTTCAGGTGCGCGTCGGCATTGCCGACCACCACGTTGAACACAGTCCAGCGGAACACCGACAGGCGTGTCAGTGCGCGCGTGCTGGTGCGGTCGATCGCGCGGGCGAGCTCCTGCGCATTCGCCCGCTGGTACTTGAAACCGCGGTCGTAGTTGAGCAACTGCATCGCGTCGATCGTATGCACGCGCCCGGCCGGTTCGGACGCGATGTCGCGGTCGAACCGGTCGATCACGTAGCAGGCGGACGGCGCGCGCAGGAAATGCACGTCCGGCACGTCGAGCCCCATCTTCTTCGCGAGCTGCATGCAGAAGAACTCGTTGATCGCCGAATGCGGATAGCCGGCCGCGCGCATGTCGGGTTTGAGCAGGTGCATCGACGGTTCGCTGCCGACCGGCTCGAACAGCGCGTAGTCGGGCGCATCGCCGCGCAACACCAGCAGCAGCTTCTGCTGCGCGCCGGCCGCCGACATGCGCTTGGGCGCGGTGGCGGTCAGCGCGCGCTCGGGCATCGCCAGGATCCGGCGCTCGAGTTCGTCGAGCGACAGCGGCTGCAGGCCGCCGGGCGTTTCCTGCTCGCCATCGGCCAGCAGCGTCAGCGCGCCGGCCGATTCGCGGCCGAAGTATGCGAGCAGGCCCCACGCGTCGGCCGCATCGACCTTCGCCTCGCGCGCGAGCGACGTGCGCATGCCCTCCTCGGGCAGCAGGTTGTCGAAGAACCACTGGACCGGGCGATCGGTCGATGTGTCGGTGAACACGCCCGCGCGCAGCGGAAACGCCGGCGACAGCGGATATGCGACGGGTGACGCGAGCCATTGCGGGTCGTACGCGAACGACCAGATCCCCTTGTCGTCTGTCAGCGTGCCCATGCGCACGCCGTTCGCGGATGCGATCAGCGTTCTAGCCGCCATGGCTGCTCCTGCGGCGTTGCGCGGCCTTCAGCGCGGTGGCTTCGGAGATCTCGATCGACGACTCGGCATACAGCCGCACGCCCAGTTCGCCCAGCAGCAGCATGACCTTGCCAATTTGCGCGGTTGGCTTGCCGGCTTCCACCTGGCTGATGAATTTCGGCGACAGCCCGGTCGCGTTCGCGAGTTCGTCCCGGGTGAACCCCTGCTGGATTCGCGCGGCGCGAATGAAGTGGGCGAGCGCGCCGATCGTGTCGACGGATTGGGACTCCGACATGACGTTCTCCGTGCTTCGTATCTGATCGGGAACAGTATTGCATACCTCATCGGATTCGGCAGCAATTCGTATTCGTACGGGAACGAACGGCGGAACCCGCCAGCTGCATCTTTATTTCGTTCCCGATCGGGAACGGATCGCCGAGAAAGGCATGCTGTGACGATGTCCGTATCCGGTCGGATACGGAGAAGGCGGAGACCGTGGCACCTTTGCACGCGCCCCCGGCCGCGCCGACGACGGCGCCCGCTGGATGTCCGCCTCGGCAGTCAGTCCGCGGCCGTTCCACGCGCCGAGCGACGATCCTCGATCGTTCGCGAACAGATTCGGCCCGAACCTTTCGCCACCGCGGCACGCTGTCCGCGGAACGCCTCTTTCTACAATTTCCCCCGACACGCTACACGCGCCGTCGCACCCGGAAAGCAGGCCCGATCCTTGCGGCCGGCAAGCGTCGTCGGCGGCGTTCGCGCCCCGACACATGACACATGACGATTTGCGCGGGAGGGCGTATGGAACCGATGCCGGTCGTACTGCAGTGGCACGACGTGCTCGCCAGGATCGCGCTGGCGCTGGTCGCGGGCGGGCTGATCGGCGTCGACCGCAGCGAATCCGGCAAGACGGCCGGCCTGCGCACGACGATCCTCGTCTGTCTCGCCGCATGCCTGTCGATGCTGCAGGTCAATGCGCTGCTGCTGCAGGCGGGCAAACCGGAGGGCGCGTTCTCGGTGCTCGACCTGATGCGGCTGCCGCTCGGCATCCTGACCGGGATGGGCTTCATCGGCGGCGGCGCGATCCTGCATCGCGACGGCCTCGTGTCGGGCGTCACCACGGCCGCGACGCTATGGTTCGTGACGGTCATCGGGCTGTGCAGCGGCGGCGGCCAGTTGTCGCTCGGCGTGCTCGGGCTGGCGCTCGCGCTGCTGGTCGTCTGGCCGCTGCGGTTCGTCGAGCGACGCTTGCGGGGTGTCAGGACCGCCCTGGTCACGGTCGAATATCCGCTGGGCTCGGCTGCGCGCGAGCAACTGGCCGCGAAGCTGCGCGATGCGGGTTTCACCTGCCGGACGAAAAGCTTTTGCGAAACGGCCGCCCGGGCGGTGCGCGAGGAAGAACTGTTCGTGCAGTGGCGCGAAGCGATCGGCGCCGACGTGATGCTGCAGCAACTGATGCGGATCGTCGAATCGGCCGGCCTGACGTCGGTCCGCTGCTCGACGGAGAACTGACCGGCCCGACGGCCGGAACGCGCGATGCTCGTGCAGCAAGCCGCCGTGGGCGGTTGATCAAGGAGCGAAACATGACATGTGTATCGGAAGTAATGACACGCGACGCCGCGACCATCGGCCCGACGCAGAGCCTGCGCGAGGCGGCCCGGTTGATGAGCGACCTGAACGTCGGTGCGCTGCCCGTATGCGACGGCACGCGCCTGATCGGCATGCTGACGGACCGCGACATCGTCGTGCGTGCGGTGTCGATGGGCGTGCCGCCGGACGAGGCGGTCGAAGGTGTCGTCAGCGGGCCCGCGAACTGGTGTTACGAGGACGACGACATTTCGGTGGTGCAAAAGAAGATGGAGGACGCGCAGATCCGCCGCGTGCCGGTGGTCGACCGGCAGAAGCGGCTGGTCGGCATCGTCGCGCTGGGTGATCTGGCGAGCGCCGCGGATGGCGCGATGTCGTCGACGCTCGGCGCGGTGTCGGCGCCGTCGCGCCCGGATCGGTGATCGCCATGGCAGACACGGAGAACGACATGAACGAAGACAGGGAAACGCAGATCCGCGAGCGCGCGTACCGGCTGTGGCAGGCGGACGGCGCGCCGGACGGCAGGGCCGACGAATACTGGCAGCGTGCCGAGCAGCAACTCGACGCCGAGGGCAGCATCGCAGTGGACGAGCCCGCCGGGCAGACAGAAGAAGTGCCGGCCGATCAGTCCGCGAAGCGGCGCATTCCGGGCGAGCCGCTGCAGGACACCGATGCCATACCGACCGACGAGGTCGCGCACGAAAGGCGGCGCACGCGGTGAAACGCGGTGCGCGGCGAGCCGGCAAGGAGGACGAAGATGACGGCGCACGCAGGAGAAAAGGCGGAAAAGACCGGTGACTTTCGATGCGAGAAATGCCATCGGTCGACGCACGTGCAGGCGGGACACCCGATCCCGAAGTGCCCGCATTGCGGTAACGGCACGTACGGCGAGCGTACGCGCGAGCCGGGCAACAAGCAGTAGGGGCGGCCGGCGCACGTCGCATCGTACGGCGCGACGTGCGCGATCGGGCCGCAGCACGCACTGCGGCGACGCGATCGGCTAACCGTCCTCGCCCACTTCGGTCGGGTCCGGCAAGTCGGGCAGGTCGTCGTGGCGCCCGTCGTCGGGCTCGGGCGGCGGAATATCCGGCGTGTCGGTCATCTCGTCGTCGTTCGGTGTCGCGTTTGTCGTGTGCGTCGCGCTCATGATCGTCCTCCTCGGTGTCGACAGGGCGCCGGCGCGCAGCCGGCATGTCGCTTTCGAGCATCCGGCGTGCCGCGTTGCGTTTCGTATCGGCGCTGCCACTCGCGTTGCGCAGGCTGCGCCGGATGACGCACCGCTTGTAATTTCTTTAGCGGATTCATTCGCTCGCGGTGAGGCGGGGCTGCCCGATGACGGCATGTCGTTTGCTTGAAGCGTTGCGGGCCGCGGCACTGCCCATTGAGGCGCGGTGCGGCGCAACGCAGTCCCCATCCGGACAGGGAGAAATTCATGACCCAGGACAGTCAACGACAGGCCCCGCGTCGCCCGACGCGGCGCACG encodes:
- a CDS encoding DUF2934 domain-containing protein; protein product: MADTENDMNEDRETQIRERAYRLWQADGAPDGRADEYWQRAEQQLDAEGSIAVDEPAGQTEEVPADQSAKRRIPGEPLQDTDAIPTDEVAHERRRTR
- a CDS encoding OsmC family protein → MTTLNDYLAQKRDAWHAKQQAARNDPDFKATPLKATVRALGRSGVREIRIRDFQVISDSPPDFAGYNLGPASPELQLGVLGSCLTHITLIQAAERGLKIDAIEVEVTGDQHPLAQQPGFEHVPVFPHNLRYTLDIVSPEPADAIRALHQAVEEVCPIFNLLRLPQHIDGELRHTSG
- a CDS encoding SDR family NAD(P)-dependent oxidoreductase — protein: MTSRQHPLHSGFDAASTASDVLAGLDLHGKTAVVTGGHSGLGVETTRALAQAGAHVVVGARSVAAAREATHDIAGVEIAALELADAASVAAFAARFVDAGRHVHIVINSAGIMACPETRLGDGREAQLAVNHLGHYALVNRLWPVLAHGGGARVVAVSSLGHRLSPIRWDDIDFARGYDKWLAYGQSKTANALFAVQLDVLGAPFGVRAYSLHPGKIATPLQRHLTREEMMAQGWVDEHGVPIDPTFKTPAQGAATQVWAATSPRLADLGGVYCEDCDVATVTLGDEESGVRPHAIDPEDAARLWAWSAAATGVDAFAARG
- a CDS encoding ABC transporter permease, which codes for MKPVTSSAVRQAASVERSSRPGPARIRDALERTGILLVLAVLVVVFALKEPAFLNLDNLFSILQAVSIVALLGIGVTVTLAAGGFDLSVGSVAATAQMAASYVLVVWHGSTWAAMFACVVLGVAAGLFNGLLITRLRVPDQLATLGTLFLLAGLQLIPTGGRSLATGSVLPDGTDATGVFPDAFLALGRLRVFDVVPLPVLLLAAVTVLACVTMEATRWGRVIYAIGGNETAARLAGAPAARYRIAAYVVSGAIASLGGVLIAARVGRGDVSAGHSLLLDAVAAALIGYAVWGAKRPNVFGTVVGAVFVGVLLNGLTMLNAPYYMQDFIKGVLLVLALAFTFGIGRRADARA
- a CDS encoding substrate-binding domain-containing protein, with translation MRSLLRRKSRLEPKLGALVLGAALALGVPAAHAGPLKGAPAPFDKGGVKIALVNYLSTGDFFQAYEAGAQKQARALGIDLRIYEGRQDAAEQREQIQQAISIGVSAIIVNHGLPESLKDVVQRALDKGIKVVAFDVDLANPKVPQIEQNDRDLANLLLDQAVKDNGDAFSAGYVYVAGFAPLDRRDAAWRDFKRAHPKVQEKARWGTVDNPIAQSVANQAAAAYRANPDIRVVFAPYDEFARGAKLAADEARLSSKIRIYSADVSTADIAAIRAPNSAWVATAATNPAVVGAVSVRAAALLVAGQNPGARIAVKPTLITRDDLVKNDIRTVAELGAKFPAFRASDAATAAWIPALD
- a CDS encoding zinc ribbon-containing protein, with translation MTAHAGEKAEKTGDFRCEKCHRSTHVQAGHPIPKCPHCGNGTYGERTREPGNKQ
- a CDS encoding HipA domain-containing protein; the encoded protein is MAARTLIASANGVRMGTLTDDKGIWSFAYDPQWLASPVAYPLSPAFPLRAGVFTDTSTDRPVQWFFDNLLPEEGMRTSLAREAKVDAADAWGLLAYFGRESAGALTLLADGEQETPGGLQPLSLDELERRILAMPERALTATAPKRMSAAGAQQKLLLVLRGDAPDYALFEPVGSEPSMHLLKPDMRAAGYPHSAINEFFCMQLAKKMGLDVPDVHFLRAPSACYVIDRFDRDIASEPAGRVHTIDAMQLLNYDRGFKYQRANAQELARAIDRTSTRALTRLSVFRWTVFNVVVGNADAHLKNLSFFVDARGYRLAPFYDIVSTVVYHTPTHRPDHRGDHWPHCELTMPLGHATRADIDANALVAFGQALGLREKAAASELQRFLEPLDRHVEQTLDEVRNIAHPDAGEMRLLNSIVAMPIAEMGRALRQARG
- a CDS encoding CBS domain-containing protein: MTCVSEVMTRDAATIGPTQSLREAARLMSDLNVGALPVCDGTRLIGMLTDRDIVVRAVSMGVPPDEAVEGVVSGPANWCYEDDDISVVQKKMEDAQIRRVPVVDRQKRLVGIVALGDLASAADGAMSSTLGAVSAPSRPDR
- a CDS encoding AraC family transcriptional regulator; protein product: MDPLSEVLSLLETRDSFFTGLRAGGPWAVDLPPPDGIKFNAVVEGSCWLTVDGAGPPVRLRTGDCFLLAAPRAFSLASDPSVAPVPAADVYRHLERGVAHYGEPADCFLIGGRFAYEERMPLLLGSLPPVVIVSGDSEPAAVLRWSLQQLAREFGASSPGGSLMVRHLGHMMLVQILRRYVDAGANGDVGWLAGFADARVSAALAAIHAAPERRWTVDALAACCHVSRSTFALHFKRRLGFGPLEYVLRWRIQLAMRELRRSNASISAIAQRLGYDSDSAFGHAFKRIVGCSPRAYRHDVTKEPGN
- a CDS encoding MgtC/SapB family protein, which gives rise to MEPMPVVLQWHDVLARIALALVAGGLIGVDRSESGKTAGLRTTILVCLAACLSMLQVNALLLQAGKPEGAFSVLDLMRLPLGILTGMGFIGGGAILHRDGLVSGVTTAATLWFVTVIGLCSGGGQLSLGVLGLALALLVVWPLRFVERRLRGVRTALVTVEYPLGSAAREQLAAKLRDAGFTCRTKSFCETAARAVREEELFVQWREAIGADVMLQQLMRIVESAGLTSVRCSTEN
- a CDS encoding multiprotein-bridging factor 1 family protein; its protein translation is MSESQSVDTIGALAHFIRAARIQQGFTRDELANATGLSPKFISQVEAGKPTAQIGKVMLLLGELGVRLYAESSIEISEATALKAAQRRRSSHGG